From one Methanobacterium alcaliphilum genomic stretch:
- a CDS encoding TrkH family potassium uptake protein, whose protein sequence is MMRFLGRRDIYIVSEYLGGIMQGIGVVVLLPIIVALIYGESNYISFIIPSIISFTIGTVLKKAPPKQDAIRLKHGMMIAALAWLWAALIGALVMILNTDINISFINAYFENMSAWTGSGLTMFTNVEALPKSLLFLRSLEQWVGGIGVVIVVIGILIRPGTAASRLYKSEAREERIKPSIANTVKTIWWIYLFYTLLGIVLYGLAGMPLFDAINNTMTNLSTGGMSIKNGNIGSYGSDLITIITIFLMIVGGTSFLVHYRTLKGNVKFILKDIQFQAMIIIVTMVSIFIFLSGDIAPLDSIFNVVSALSCTGSNVQPSSQMLIWPVYVKILIITCMLIGMAAGSTTGAIKLIRLVTFLKGMYWEIIKILRPEGSVIPRKISGKTVTDVEIREAGSYITVYGIFLLFSWLVLCIYGYDPLNALFEAASAQGNVGLSMGIISPSMPDIAEIVMIFSMWLGRLEIIPVLVLFRGALEVFKS, encoded by the coding sequence ATTATGAGATTTTTAGGTAGACGAGATATTTATATTGTATCCGAGTATTTAGGCGGTATCATGCAGGGTATTGGGGTTGTAGTCCTACTACCCATAATAGTCGCCCTAATTTACGGTGAAAGTAACTACATTAGTTTTATAATCCCTTCTATAATCTCATTTACCATAGGAACTGTGCTGAAAAAAGCCCCACCCAAACAAGATGCAATACGATTAAAACATGGGATGATGATTGCCGCACTGGCATGGTTATGGGCTGCCCTTATTGGGGCTTTGGTAATGATCCTAAATACAGACATCAATATCAGTTTCATTAATGCTTACTTTGAAAATATGTCTGCTTGGACCGGCAGTGGATTAACTATGTTCACCAATGTGGAGGCTTTGCCTAAATCTTTGCTTTTTTTAAGAAGTTTAGAACAATGGGTGGGTGGAATTGGAGTAGTTATTGTAGTTATAGGAATATTAATTCGCCCCGGTACCGCTGCTTCAAGATTATATAAATCAGAAGCTCGTGAAGAGAGAATAAAACCCAGTATTGCCAATACAGTTAAAACAATATGGTGGATTTACTTATTTTACACATTATTAGGGATTGTTCTCTATGGGCTGGCAGGGATGCCTCTTTTTGATGCCATAAACAATACCATGACTAATCTTTCCACTGGGGGGATGTCCATTAAGAATGGCAATATTGGTTCTTATGGCAGCGATCTGATAACAATCATTACTATATTTTTGATGATTGTAGGTGGAACCAGTTTTTTAGTCCATTATCGTACTCTAAAAGGGAATGTGAAGTTTATTTTGAAGGACATACAATTTCAAGCCATGATAATTATTGTTACCATGGTTTCTATATTTATTTTCTTAAGCGGTGATATTGCTCCGCTTGATTCTATTTTTAATGTTGTTTCCGCGCTTAGCTGTACCGGATCTAATGTTCAACCATCATCACAGATGTTAATTTGGCCAGTTTATGTGAAAATATTAATTATTACCTGCATGCTTATAGGAATGGCCGCAGGTTCTACTACAGGAGCTATAAAGCTAATAAGATTAGTTACTTTTCTTAAAGGAATGTATTGGGAGATAATAAAAATTTTAAGGCCTGAAGGATCAGTTATTCCCCGAAAAATATCTGGAAAAACTGTGACCGACGTAGAAATTAGAGAAGCTGGATCTTACATAACTGTTTATGGAATATTTCTTTTATTTAGTTGGCTTGTTCTTTGCATATATGGTTACGACCCATTGAATGCATTATTTGAAGCTGCTTCAGCCCAAGGAAATGTAGGACTAAGCATGGGGATAATTTCTCCAAGTATGCCCGATATAGCAGAAATAGTAATGATTTTCAGCATGTGGTTAGGGAGATTAGAAATTATACCAGTTTTAGTATTATTTAGAGGGGCGTTAGAGGTTTTCAAAAGCTAA
- the fhcD gene encoding formylmethanofuran--tetrahydromethanopterin N-formyltransferase: MQLNGVEIEDTFAEAFGIQVSRLLVTAATKKLAKIAATEATGYGTSVIGCPAEAGIDCYVPPENTPDGRPGYIIMICNMNKGKLDHELLERVGMCILTAATTAVFDAMDNADEKLKTGQKLKFFGDGYEKKLEVDGKTVFSIPLMSGDFLIEGELGIKSGVAGGNIFILAENQAAGLLAAEVAVDAIENVPGTITPFPGGIVASGSKVGSNKYKFLGASTNEKMCVTLKDEVESDIPADVNGVYEIVIDGEDEESVKAAMKAAIESAVKVPGVLRISAGNFGGNLGAFKIGLHDLF; encoded by the coding sequence ATGCAACTAAACGGCGTGGAAATAGAAGATACTTTTGCAGAAGCTTTTGGTATACAAGTTTCACGATTGCTGGTGACTGCAGCAACTAAAAAACTGGCTAAAATAGCTGCTACTGAAGCAACTGGGTACGGAACTTCAGTTATTGGATGTCCGGCGGAGGCTGGAATAGACTGTTATGTACCTCCAGAAAACACTCCAGATGGAAGACCGGGTTATATAATCATGATCTGCAATATGAACAAAGGTAAACTTGATCATGAATTACTAGAACGTGTGGGTATGTGTATACTTACAGCTGCAACTACCGCAGTTTTTGATGCCATGGATAATGCTGATGAAAAATTAAAAACAGGCCAAAAATTAAAGTTCTTTGGGGACGGATATGAGAAAAAATTAGAAGTCGATGGAAAAACTGTTTTTTCAATTCCTTTAATGTCTGGAGATTTTTTAATTGAAGGTGAGCTTGGAATAAAGTCCGGTGTTGCCGGGGGTAATATTTTTATCTTAGCTGAAAATCAAGCCGCTGGACTACTTGCAGCAGAAGTTGCAGTAGATGCTATTGAAAATGTTCCTGGAACCATTACTCCATTCCCTGGAGGAATTGTGGCTTCTGGTTCTAAAGTAGGATCCAACAAATACAAATTTTTAGGCGCTTCAACCAACGAAAAAATGTGTGTAACCCTAAAAGACGAAGTAGAATCAGATATCCCTGCTGATGTTAACGGTGTTTATGAAATTGTAATTGATGGTGAAGATGAAGAATCTGTTAAAGCTGCAATGAAAGCCGCAATAGAATCTGCTGTTAAAGTTCCTGGAGTTTTAAGAATCAGTGCAGGAAATTTCGGTGGAAATCTCGGTGCTTTCAAGATAGGCTTACATGATTTATTCTAA
- a CDS encoding potassium channel family protein, with protein MYVVIMGGGRVGLTLANLLISDGHDVTLIENDESLCGNAAVELDALVICGNGTDTKTLEESNIHNADVFVAATGNDEANLLSCILVREYNIPKIIARVSNPDHEEAFRKVGIDDVISPERTAAGYLEKLITRPKVADLIVLGHGDAEILDMAIKNKKIIGKTVGDVSPTDNYIIVSIYNNGHIEIPHPDMILNEGSRVSVLVKIGAVKEVTKMFTK; from the coding sequence ATGTATGTAGTTATAATGGGCGGCGGTCGAGTAGGGTTGACCTTAGCCAATCTTTTAATTTCTGATGGTCACGATGTTACTCTAATTGAAAATGATGAATCATTATGTGGTAATGCTGCTGTAGAACTGGATGCTCTGGTAATTTGCGGTAATGGTACTGATACAAAAACTTTAGAAGAATCTAATATTCATAATGCAGATGTTTTTGTGGCAGCCACCGGAAATGACGAAGCAAATCTGCTCTCCTGTATCCTGGTAAGAGAGTACAACATACCCAAAATCATAGCACGTGTAAGTAATCCAGATCATGAAGAAGCTTTCCGTAAAGTGGGTATAGATGATGTAATCAGCCCAGAACGTACTGCTGCAGGTTATCTGGAAAAACTTATTACTCGCCCCAAAGTAGCGGATTTAATTGTTTTAGGGCATGGTGATGCTGAAATATTAGATATGGCCATAAAAAATAAGAAAATCATTGGAAAAACAGTAGGGGATGTTTCTCCAACAGATAATTATATTATTGTTTCTATCTATAATAACGGGCACATCGAAATTCCTCATCCAGATATGATTTTAAATGAAGGGAGCCGAGTATCCGTTTTAGTGAAAATAGGCGCCGTGAAAGAAGTTACAAAAATGTTCACCAAATAA
- a CDS encoding LemA family protein, producing MSLWIIAIILIIIVLIVWIVLMYNSLVSLRNRVKNAWSQIDVQLNRRADLIPNLVETVKGYAKHEKSVFENVTKARSSLMNAQTVQENQKANNQLTEALKTLFAVAENYPDLKASTNFQDLQNQLSETEDKIAYSRQFYNDTVLMYNNKTQMFPSNIIASQFNFTEAEFFEIEESARSVPKVEF from the coding sequence ATGAGTCTGTGGATAATAGCAATTATTTTAATAATTATAGTGCTTATTGTTTGGATTGTATTAATGTATAACAGTCTGGTGAGTCTGCGTAATCGTGTGAAAAATGCATGGTCCCAAATCGACGTCCAGTTAAATAGGAGGGCGGATTTGATACCTAATCTTGTAGAAACAGTTAAAGGATATGCTAAACACGAAAAAAGCGTATTTGAGAATGTTACTAAAGCTCGTTCAAGTTTAATGAATGCTCAAACAGTGCAAGAAAATCAAAAAGCCAATAATCAACTCACCGAAGCCTTGAAAACACTTTTTGCTGTGGCTGAAAACTACCCTGATTTAAAAGCCAGCACCAATTTTCAAGACCTTCAAAATCAATTATCAGAAACTGAAGATAAGATTGCATATTCCCGGCAATTTTACAACGACACAGTACTAATGTACAACAACAAAACCCAGATGTTCCCCAGCAATATTATTGCTTCTCAATTTAATTTCACAGAAGCAGAATTTTTCGAAATTGAAGAATCAGCTAGATCAGTGCCTAAAGTAGAATTTTAG
- a CDS encoding TRAM domain-containing protein — protein sequence MFENDYNRRESFSCPINVGEEYDVKIEDLGRDGDGIARVEGFVVFVPGAKVGDEVKIKINATRPKFAFGELVE from the coding sequence TTGTTTGAAAATGACTACAATAGAAGAGAAAGTTTCTCCTGCCCAATTAATGTGGGTGAAGAATACGATGTTAAAATAGAAGACTTAGGCCGAGATGGCGATGGGATCGCCCGGGTAGAAGGATTCGTAGTATTTGTACCTGGTGCAAAGGTCGGCGATGAGGTTAAAATAAAAATCAATGCTACCAGACCTAAGTTTGCATTTGGTGAACTAGTTGAATAA
- a CDS encoding sensor histidine kinase, whose amino-acid sequence MQDSKLLEKNSSNFNNSQIEKERPLTAHEKLMLNIRSSSSYLNSLIDNNPDPWYLYDLKGFIVDCNHPFEELIGYKKQEIIGKCFLKLKILPLIQRARAKIILDKNSAGIISNHDEYEFTRKDGSLINVEINTSLVEIDGHKLVMATVRDIENHAKKEEEFQKSVESREEMIEILYKQIEKNLQIVTSLMNLQKAHMRDNKDVDFLQDTQNRVKSIRKAYEKLLHSPELTQINFSEYSKSILSGLLSTYTPEPGNIRLDIQVEDAFMDLDTSIPLGMVLSELVSNSFRHAFKSNVMGQIRVIFNNRDNYYLLKVQDNGKGFPDGVNFDRNTSLGLQLVKSLVKQIDGEMKLKLTGGSCFSIKVPKSKNKEI is encoded by the coding sequence ATGCAAGATAGTAAATTATTAGAAAAGAACAGCAGTAATTTCAATAACTCACAAATTGAAAAGGAAAGGCCACTTACTGCGCATGAAAAGCTCATGTTAAATATTAGAAGTTCTTCATCTTATTTAAATTCTTTAATTGATAATAATCCCGATCCCTGGTATTTATATGACCTTAAAGGATTCATAGTTGATTGTAATCACCCTTTTGAAGAATTAATTGGATATAAAAAACAAGAAATCATTGGAAAATGTTTTCTCAAGCTTAAAATTTTACCATTAATACAGAGAGCCCGTGCCAAAATAATACTGGATAAGAATTCGGCTGGAATCATAAGCAATCATGATGAATATGAATTCACTAGAAAGGACGGGAGCTTAATAAATGTGGAAATTAATACCTCTTTAGTAGAAATTGATGGCCATAAGTTGGTTATGGCTACAGTAAGAGACATTGAAAACCATGCAAAAAAAGAGGAAGAATTTCAAAAGAGCGTTGAATCTCGCGAAGAAATGATTGAAATTCTTTACAAACAGATTGAAAAGAATTTACAAATTGTAACAAGTCTCATGAACCTTCAAAAAGCCCATATGAGGGATAATAAAGATGTTGATTTTCTTCAAGATACTCAAAACAGGGTAAAATCAATCCGGAAAGCATATGAAAAATTACTGCATTCTCCAGAATTAACTCAGATTAACTTTTCTGAATACTCCAAAAGTATTCTTTCCGGTCTTTTAAGTACATACACTCCAGAACCTGGAAATATAAGGTTAGATATTCAAGTAGAAGATGCTTTCATGGATTTAGACACTTCAATTCCTTTGGGGATGGTTTTGAGTGAATTAGTATCCAATAGTTTCAGGCATGCATTCAAATCGAATGTTATGGGTCAAATCAGAGTAATTTTTAACAACCGTGATAATTACTATCTTCTAAAAGTTCAAGATAATGGAAAAGGGTTCCCAGATGGGGTTAACTTTGATAGAAATACATCATTAGGTCTTCAGTTAGTTAAAAGTCTGGTCAAACAGATAGATGGTGAAATGAAACTTAAATTAACTGGAGGATCCTGTTTCTCTATAAAAGTCCCTAAATCTAAAAACAAAGAAATCTAA
- a CDS encoding metallophosphoesterase, with amino-acid sequence MIGIMSDSHDNLTAIEDAVKFFNSENVDLVIHAGDLISPFTAQKFKRLKMPFEAIFGNNDGERNGLKIAFSDLCVLEDFKDLNIRGRKIAVIHGTQSKIVDSLVYCGEYDVVVRGHTHQIDVSKDLRSGKTMVINPGEVCGYLSGKKTLVLLDPEDMSYELIEL; translated from the coding sequence ATGATAGGAATTATGTCTGATTCTCATGATAATTTAACAGCAATCGAAGACGCTGTTAAGTTTTTTAACAGTGAAAATGTGGATTTGGTTATTCACGCTGGGGATTTAATTTCTCCTTTCACGGCCCAGAAATTTAAAAGACTTAAAATGCCGTTTGAAGCAATTTTTGGGAATAATGATGGTGAAAGAAATGGACTTAAAATAGCATTTTCTGATTTATGTGTTTTAGAGGATTTTAAAGATTTAAATATTCGTGGGAGAAAAATAGCTGTTATTCACGGGACTCAATCTAAAATAGTGGATTCTTTGGTTTATTGTGGGGAATATGATGTGGTTGTAAGGGGCCACACCCATCAAATAGATGTTTCTAAAGATTTAAGATCTGGAAAAACTATGGTAATCAATCCGGGAGAGGTATGCGGATATTTATCTGGCAAAAAAACATTAGTTCTTTTAGATCCTGAAGATATGTCTTATGAATTGATCGAGTTATAG
- a CDS encoding slipin family protein produces the protein MDWLTIIIIIGIILIILGLSIRIVNQYERGVVFRLGRVIGVKEPGLRIIIPLVDRMVKPSLRIVTMPIPAQKIITQDNVTIDVAAVAYFKVVDAYKAVVEIENYNRAVNQISQTTVRSVVGQFTLDEVLSDTPKVNQKIQEIIDGHSEPWGIKVTTVEIKDIKLPESMQRAIALQAEAEREKRAKIISAEGEYLAAGKLGEAADIITEHPVALQLRIMQVLSNIAAEKNSTIVFPAQLLNSIRDIKDFLGSELEASEKNKK, from the coding sequence GTGGATTGGTTAACCATTATTATCATAATAGGAATCATATTGATAATTTTAGGGCTTTCTATTCGCATAGTAAATCAATATGAAAGAGGAGTTGTTTTTCGACTAGGAAGAGTTATAGGAGTCAAAGAACCTGGACTGCGAATTATAATCCCTTTAGTGGATCGGATGGTTAAACCCTCCCTCAGAATAGTAACCATGCCCATTCCTGCTCAAAAGATAATCACACAAGATAATGTAACTATAGATGTGGCGGCAGTAGCTTATTTCAAAGTAGTTGATGCCTACAAAGCCGTGGTAGAGATAGAAAATTACAATCGAGCAGTTAATCAAATTTCCCAAACTACAGTAAGAAGCGTGGTTGGGCAATTTACTCTTGATGAAGTTTTATCAGACACGCCCAAAGTTAATCAGAAAATTCAGGAAATTATCGACGGCCATAGCGAACCTTGGGGAATTAAAGTAACAACGGTGGAAATAAAAGATATAAAATTGCCAGAAAGCATGCAAAGAGCAATTGCACTACAAGCAGAAGCTGAAAGAGAAAAAAGAGCCAAAATTATATCTGCAGAAGGTGAATATCTCGCTGCAGGAAAATTAGGAGAAGCCGCAGACATTATAACAGAACACCCCGTTGCCCTACAATTGAGGATAATGCAAGTACTTAGTAATATTGCTGCTGAAAAAAATTCAACCATTGTATTCCCGGCACAATTATTAAACAGCATCAGGGATATTAAAGATTTCTTAGGGTCTGAGTTAGAAGCTAGTGAAAAAAATAAAAAATAA
- a CDS encoding DUF2207 domain-containing protein: MDKKHFISFILLFLIIISFFSSLAFAHRSYSIPLMHVDVVVNDDGSIHVKETINYSFQGTYNGVYRDIPLDGQKINNLQINTTGAYSNYSISEKNNNKHITIFLYSNPQKTRPITDKEVKVVIEYDYLYVVKFYNDVAELHYKLVGSGWATDIERLTTNIHLKSNKSVIYWLNPPYYVENSAWNNNNLEITSNAIPSGKYLEVRMIIPKSQFMANPLYGIKLNQNGAAAIEKVQRDYQNYLNLMNLLYTVLTILLISACFIPVIIYLKYGREPKIDYRAVYERDIPTHDPPAIVNAICSEGFSKKVGEPNMDGFKATILDLINRKFIIIANRRAEDQEKSLFLKLNHSKKHEALKEFELYAYNFLKTYAKDNLISLEEISHSAKTRETSRIFTGSYLNWRGAIKAQIFNDEKLIEIFSNQGDVKLKKFGKIGLLSILIAIWGIYNLPAAKYILISSVMLILISITSLLLPQKIGGHWSTNGKEYNAKWQNFKKYIHDFSLIKEYPPESVEIWNKYLVYATALGEAKSVIKAMEISLPTAELANSEIFMFYYYRGDHLLFESINISLNNSFSSGGSFENNNGGEFGGGGGLGGVGGGLGGGGGGAF, encoded by the coding sequence ATGGATAAAAAGCATTTCATTTCTTTTATCCTGCTTTTTTTAATAATAATCTCCTTTTTTTCATCATTAGCTTTTGCTCATCGAAGTTATTCTATTCCACTTATGCACGTGGACGTTGTGGTAAATGACGATGGGAGCATACATGTCAAAGAAACTATTAATTACTCTTTTCAGGGAACCTATAACGGAGTATACCGTGACATCCCTTTAGACGGTCAGAAGATCAATAATCTTCAAATTAATACAACTGGAGCATATTCCAACTATTCTATCAGTGAAAAAAACAACAATAAACATATAACCATTTTTTTGTATTCAAACCCTCAAAAAACAAGGCCCATTACAGATAAAGAGGTGAAGGTGGTTATTGAATATGACTATTTGTATGTAGTGAAATTTTATAATGATGTGGCAGAGTTACATTATAAATTAGTTGGCAGTGGTTGGGCTACAGATATTGAAAGGTTAACTACCAATATACACTTAAAATCAAATAAAAGTGTAATATACTGGTTAAATCCCCCATACTATGTTGAAAATTCTGCATGGAATAACAACAACTTGGAAATTACCAGTAACGCCATTCCTTCAGGAAAATATTTGGAAGTCCGGATGATAATTCCTAAAAGTCAATTTATGGCCAATCCACTATATGGAATAAAATTAAATCAAAATGGTGCTGCGGCAATAGAGAAAGTGCAGCGCGATTATCAAAATTATCTGAACTTAATGAATTTATTATATACTGTATTAACCATTTTACTTATCTCAGCTTGTTTTATTCCAGTTATTATTTACTTGAAATATGGTCGGGAACCTAAAATAGATTATAGAGCAGTTTATGAACGTGACATACCCACCCATGATCCACCAGCAATTGTTAATGCCATATGCAGCGAGGGATTTTCAAAAAAAGTTGGTGAGCCCAATATGGATGGTTTTAAAGCCACCATACTTGATCTAATTAATAGAAAATTTATAATTATTGCGAATCGTCGTGCTGAAGATCAGGAAAAATCATTATTTTTAAAATTGAACCACTCTAAAAAACATGAAGCACTTAAAGAGTTTGAATTGTATGCATATAACTTTTTAAAAACATATGCCAAAGATAACCTAATATCTCTAGAAGAAATTTCCCATAGCGCAAAAACTCGGGAAACCAGTAGAATTTTCACAGGATCTTACTTGAACTGGAGAGGCGCCATTAAAGCTCAAATTTTTAATGACGAAAAATTAATAGAAATTTTTTCCAACCAAGGAGATGTAAAGCTAAAAAAATTTGGAAAAATAGGATTATTATCCATACTAATAGCCATATGGGGTATTTATAACCTACCTGCCGCGAAATACATCCTAATATCCTCTGTCATGTTGATTTTGATATCCATAACATCTTTATTGCTTCCTCAAAAAATTGGAGGTCATTGGAGTACCAATGGAAAAGAGTACAATGCAAAATGGCAGAATTTTAAGAAGTACATTCATGATTTTAGTTTGATCAAAGAATATCCTCCAGAATCAGTTGAGATATGGAATAAATATCTGGTTTATGCAACTGCATTAGGTGAAGCTAAATCAGTGATTAAAGCTATGGAAATATCATTACCAACAGCAGAATTAGCAAATAGTGAAATATTCATGTTCTATTATTACAGAGGAGATCATCTTCTCTTTGAATCAATAAATATCAGCTTAAATAACTCATTCTCCTCCGGAGGATCCTTTGAAAATAATAATGGTGGTGAGTTTGGAGGAGGGGGCGGATTAGGTGGAGTGGGTGGCGGACTTGGTGGAGGAGGCGGAGGAGCATTTTAA
- a CDS encoding UPF0104 family protein produces MKHKGLILILLGLGILIAMIFIIGPDKIEQAFKQANPVYILLAVVVQLITYILLTLRWSITTNSVGINVKKRHLLPMLMVGMAVNNITPSARGGGEPLRAYMLSKYSKSSMESSFATVIADRGLDTFPFLVLAVMTIIAMILYFNLSLWIILSLTMAVILIVVLFLIALYMSVNKNAGEKITLWVLRIIKRFYHKNPDKLKKKALGAIHEFQHTIKIMLSDPKVMLYGIPLSFLIWFLEIIRVYLVFSAFGVDVSLIVIAEVFIIASLIGMIPLLPGGLGAVDGVMILFYSAAGIPPSISAAATVLERLISFWMTSILGLVCLPYFGSAVIKKISKKL; encoded by the coding sequence ATGAAACATAAAGGATTAATTCTAATACTGCTTGGATTGGGCATTTTAATTGCCATGATATTTATAATAGGCCCTGATAAAATTGAACAGGCATTTAAACAAGCTAATCCCGTTTACATATTGCTGGCGGTGGTAGTGCAATTAATAACATATATTTTATTGACTTTAAGGTGGTCTATAACCACAAATTCAGTGGGCATCAATGTCAAAAAAAGGCACCTGCTACCTATGCTCATGGTGGGAATGGCTGTAAATAATATAACTCCCAGTGCCCGGGGCGGCGGCGAACCTTTAAGAGCATATATGTTAAGTAAATATTCTAAATCGTCAATGGAATCCTCTTTTGCAACGGTTATCGCGGACAGGGGTTTGGACACTTTCCCATTCCTTGTTTTAGCTGTCATGACCATAATTGCCATGATACTGTACTTTAATTTAAGTTTATGGATAATTTTAAGCTTAACAATGGCTGTAATTTTAATTGTAGTCCTGTTTTTAATTGCTCTTTATATGTCTGTAAATAAGAATGCTGGAGAAAAAATTACTTTGTGGGTTTTAAGGATAATTAAAAGATTCTACCATAAAAATCCAGATAAGCTCAAAAAAAAGGCATTAGGAGCTATACATGAATTCCAACACACTATAAAAATCATGCTAAGTGACCCAAAAGTAATGCTCTATGGAATTCCGCTTTCATTCTTAATTTGGTTTTTGGAAATAATACGAGTATATTTAGTATTCTCCGCATTTGGGGTTGATGTTTCTTTAATTGTAATAGCCGAAGTTTTTATCATTGCCAGCTTGATTGGAATGATTCCTCTCCTTCCTGGAGGATTAGGGGCTGTTGATGGGGTTATGATCCTATTTTATTCTGCAGCAGGCATACCTCCATCAATAAGTGCAGCAGCCACGGTATTGGAGCGATTAATCTCGTTTTGGATGACTTCAATTTTGGGGCTGGTATGCCTGCCCTATTTTGGTTCAGCAGTTATCAAAAAAATATCAAAGAAATTATAA